One part of the Vicia villosa cultivar HV-30 ecotype Madison, WI linkage group LG6, Vvil1.0, whole genome shotgun sequence genome encodes these proteins:
- the LOC131610349 gene encoding uncharacterized protein LOC131610349 yields MGGVEIIKQMFEPTHHLFDETPERDTARVLATEVLRIIAMTYYPGPFNDDKFHVDVDFLVPPKSPDFNLDYAKSVMPPPAPTTVYSRYESQQFSLNILSRIPSQFILNSKNSFNFRVMIILGKYFVMVDQIVAEFLCCGTSEYRKYIETGFSDIGHHMFVEIPLSIIQLLSSIPFPPKPSDPCFWLNNPTMLPPPSFKMWEYLIYKAKEEGSKSTGSKISRLFWHGGSAYDAWFSCASNQVAQVLLTLCYNMMLKLYAQKGKFEKLDRSIPNSAIPHELETRKIFLFGLSQGAGIFDGADQRYRQSLPLGKQVEYYSNVYEELTPEVGETALQKQLSKLIFVMMIGSNDLFGYFESSEPLDFLTPQDYVDSMIFSLRLQLQRIYANGGRKFEIAGVGVIGCCPASRLKNKTECGVETNYWSAQYKKGLQSILKEWKFENEGIIYSYFDTYAATSDLIQNPTVHEFTDVKAACCGLGELNAIAPCLPVSNLVLNRQNHVLWDQYHPTKAAPHIFADGIFDGPSIYMFPINMRQLVAS; encoded by the coding sequence ATGGGTGGAGTTGAAATTATCAAACAGATGTTTGAACCAACTCACCATCTGTTTGATGAAACCCCGGAACGAGACACTGCCAGAGTCTTGGCCACAGAGGTGTTGCGCATCATCGCCATGACCTACTATCCAGGTCCCTTCAACGACGACAAGTTTCATGTTGATGTCGATTTTTTGGTCCCTCCGAAATCACCGGATTTCAATCTTGACTATGCCAAGAGCGTCATGCCTCCACCAGCTCCTACCACGGTATACTCTCGTTATGAATCTCAACAATTTTCATTGAATATCTTATCTAGAATCCCATCTCAATTCATCCTCAATTCTAAAAATTCATTTAATTTTCGAGTTATGATCATATTGGGGAAATATTTTGTTATGGTTGATCAAAttgttgctgaatttttgtgTTGTGGAACAAGTGAATATAGAAAGTATATTGAAACTGGATTCTCAGATATCGGCCACCATATGTTTGTTGAAATACCTCTGTCAATCATTCAATTGCTTTCGTCTATACCATTTCCGCCGAAACCGTCGGATCCTTGTTTTTGGCTGAACAATCCTACCATGCTTCCACCACCTTCTTTCAAGATGTGGGAATATTTGATTTATAAGGCTAAAGAAGAAGGTTCTAAGTCCACTGGTAGTAAAATATCAAGGCTCTTTTGGCATGGTGGTTCTGCCTATGATGCTTGGTTTAGTTGTGCTTCTAATCAGGTTGCACAAGTGCTTTTGACATTGTGTTATAATATGATGTTAAAACTATATGCTCAGAAAGGGAAATTTGAAAAACTGGATAGGTCCATTCCAAATTCTGCAATTCCTCATGAACTGGAGACTAGAAAAATCTTCTTGTTTGGTTTGTCTCAAGGTGCTGGAATATTTGACGGTGCAGATCAACGTTATAGACAATCATTACCGTTGGGGAAGCAAGTGGAGTATTACTCAAATGTGTATGAGGAGCTGACACCAGAAGTGGGAGAAACTGCTCTACAGAAGCAGCTCTCgaaattaatttttgttatgaTGATTGGAAGCAATGATCTCTTTGGATACTTTGAGTCATCAGAACCCCTTGATTTTCTCACTCCACAAGATTATGTTGATTCCATGATTTTCTCACTAAGACTGCAACTACAGCGAATATATGCTAATGGTGGGCGTAAATTTGAGATTGCGGGAGTTGGGGTGATTGGATGCTGCCCTGCGTCCAGACTGAAGAACAAAACAGAATGTGGTGTAGAAACCAATTATTGGTCAGCTCAATATAAAAAAGGCCTTCAATCTATTTTGAAAGAATGGAAATTTGAGAATGAAGGCATAATCTATTCTTACTTTGATACTTATGCCGCAACGAGTGACCTCATTCAGAATCCAACTGTCCACGAATTTACAGATGTAAAAGCTGCTTGTTGTGGACTTGGAGAGTTGAATGCCATAGCTCCTTGCCTGCCCGTCTCAAACCTTGTCCTCAATAGACAAAACCATGTTTTATGGGATCAATATCATCCTACAAAGGCAGCCCCACATATCTTTGCCGATGGAATTTTTGATGGCCCTTCAATTTACATGTTTCCTATTAATATGAGACAGCTAGTAGCAAGCTGA